The genomic window CGTCGCCGTCGCGGTGCGCCTGGACGCGGATGCCGTCGAGCTTCTCCTCGACCGCGCAGGGCCCCCCGGCCTTGGCGACCGCCTCCGGCACGGACTTGGCGGCGGCCGCGAGCATCGGCAGCAGCGGGCGGCCCACGGTGAGCCGGAAGTCGCCGAGCGCCCCGGGCCCGCGGGCGAGCAGCGCCACGGCGACCGGTTCGAGGGCGCCGGCGAGCATGACCGCCCGCCGCACCTCGGCGGGTCCGGCCCCGGTGGCCGCCGCCAGGCCTTCCGCCGCGGCCGCGTCGAGCGCGCCCTGCCGCACCTCGCCGGTGATCAGGCCGATCAGATACTCCTGCTCGATCGCGGTGGCCGCGGCCAGCAGGTCCTGGAGCAGGCTGCGCCGCCCGGCATGCGCTCCCTGGCCGGAGACGGCGCCGACCGCGCTGAGCGCGGCGTCCACCTCGGTGACCGTCAGCGCGGGGGCGGCCGCCGGCTCCGCCCGGTCGCGCAGCGCGGCCCAGCCGACGCCGAGGCGCCCCTGCGGGAGGCGGCCGGCGAGGTAGGCGATGGCGATGGGGGCGTCCTGCGGCTCGGCGTCCCGGAAGAAGTCGGCGAGCAGGGCGGTCTTGCGGGACCGCGACGAGGTGCCTGCGACCTCCCGCGAGACCCGGGCTACCTCGGCGAAGAGCATGCCTCCATCCTGCGGCGGCCCGCAGTGAAGTGCCAGGGTTCACTCGAACAGGTAATCGAAATGTTGTGCGAACGGAGGTTATGGTGGAGCCATGTCCCATCAGCAGACTTCCCTTTTCGCCGCCGGCGCACCGGTTCTGGGCGGCCTGGACGGGGTGCGGCGCACCGAGCTGAGCCACGGTGCCTGGATCGACGTGCTGCCCGGCTGGCTGAGCGGTGCCGACGACCTCTTCGCCGAGCTGGCCGCCGAGGTCCCCTGGCACGAGGAGCGCCGCACCATGTACGACAACGTGGTGGCGGTGCCGCGGCTGCTCGCCCACTACGGCCGGGGCGAGCCGCTGCCCTCCCCGGTGCTCACCGAGGCCCGCGACCGGCTGAGCGCGCACTACGCCGAGGAGCTGGGCGAGCTGTTCGTCAGCGCGGGCCTGTGCTACTACCGCGACGGCCGGGACAGCGTCGCCTGGCACGGCGACCGCTTCGGGCGGGGCGCCACGCACGACACGATGGTCGGGATCCTCTCGCTCGGCGAGCCCCGCCCGCTGCTGCTGCGTCCGCGCGGCGGCGGCGCGCCCGCCTCCAGGGTGCCGCTGGGCCACGGCGACCTGATCGTGATGGGCGGCACGTGCCAGCGCACCTGGGACCACGCGATACCCAAGACCCGGGCGGCGGTCGGCGGCCGGATCAGCGTCCAGTTCCGGCCGCGCGGCGTCGGCTGACCGGCGCGGGGGCTGCCCCCGGCGGCGGCCCCGGCCCGCCCGCAGGCGCGGGGCGCGGTGGGGCGCGCATGATGGAAGGAGGGGCGCCCGGAGTATTCGCCGGGCGGCGGCACCTCCCGTTTCCGCCGGCGGCGGGCGGGTGGACGGGCCGCCGCTGCGGCGCAGGGCCCACCACCCCGAGCAGGAAGGACGTGGTCATCCGTGCGAAGCGCTTTTTCCGCGGCACTTCCGCCCGCCGTCCTGCGGCCGGCGGCCGGCGCACCCCTCACGCCGCCGGGCGAGGCAGGTGCGGCGACATGAGCGAGCAGCAGGTCAACGACGCCATGGGCGACAACGTGTACCAGCCGGACGAGAGCAGCGAGATCCAGGAGGACGCCGGGCCGCTGGAGCCCGAGGACACCCTGGACGACCGCGGCATCGGCGACGTGCTGGACGAGGGGTATTCGCCTCCCGAGCGCCCCCGCGCGGTGGACCAGGTCGGCACCACGGCGGCCGAGCAGGAGGCGGGCGAGACGCTGGACGAGCGGCTGCCGCGCGAGCGGCCTGACATCCAGGTGCGCCGGGACGACGGCCTGGGTGACGCGACCGACACCGACGGCGAGCTGGTCGACTGGGAGGCGGGCGAGCTGCGTTCCGGCCGGCTGGTCGCTCCGGACGAGGGAGTGCGGATCCGCGTGGACGGCATGGTCGGCGACGACGTCGGCATCGACGGCGGCGCGGCCTCGGCCGAGGAGGCCGCCGTGCATGTCACGCAGGACGCGGACTGGCCGGTGCAGGAGGACGACGACTACGAGGTATGACCGCGGGGTCCGCGGGCGCTCCGGCGGCACGAGCCGGAGCGCGGCGGGCCGGGCGGGTGACGGCGAAGCGTCGAGGACGAGGAGTCGGTGACATGAGCGACATGATGAAACCCGAGGACGTGGCCGGAGTGCCGTCCGGTCACCCGCGTATCAGCGGACCGGCGAATGTCTGGTTCTACGCCGACTTCTTCGACGCCCGCTCCCGCGCCGACGCCGACGCGGTCCAGGAAGCGCGCACGCACCACGAAGGCCTGTCCGCCCGGGTGCTGGAGTCGGGACGGGGCGTGCACGACCTGCTGGAGCGGCTGCGCTACTGGGGCGCACCCTCCCGCGGTGAACTGCGGCCGCTGGCCGACGCCTTCGCCAGGCACGTCAAGGGCACCGAGGCCACCGCCCGCCGGGCGCTGGAGAAGCGGCACGTGGCGACCGACGCCATACGCGAGGACCGCGCCGAGGGCGAGCGGCTGCAGAAGGATCTGGCCTATCTGATGTCCGCCGACCTCCCGGAGGGCACGTACCCGCTGACGGCGAGCGGCGTGCTGGCCGGCATCGACCAGTACGTAGGCCACGAGCAGCGCGACCTGGTCCCGGCGATCGAGCGGGAGCTGTCCCCCCTGGAGAGCGCGCGCCTGGCGCGGGCCTTCCCCGGCTGACGACCGGTCCACGCCGGTCGGCGCCGTCCGCGGCGGCTTACGGCCGCACCGGCGGCTGGGCCCCGCTCGGGCCGGCGCCGTGGTGCCGGCGGAAATCCGCTGGCATCCGGCGGCGGCCCGCGGCCATGATGCGATCATGGCGCGCGATTTCGACGAACTGCTGGCCGAGGCCGGGACGGTGTCCGTCGACGGCTGGGACTTCTC from Streptomyces sp. NBC_01198 includes these protein-coding regions:
- a CDS encoding alpha-ketoglutarate-dependent dioxygenase AlkB, with the translated sequence MSHQQTSLFAAGAPVLGGLDGVRRTELSHGAWIDVLPGWLSGADDLFAELAAEVPWHEERRTMYDNVVAVPRLLAHYGRGEPLPSPVLTEARDRLSAHYAEELGELFVSAGLCYYRDGRDSVAWHGDRFGRGATHDTMVGILSLGEPRPLLLRPRGGGAPASRVPLGHGDLIVMGGTCQRTWDHAIPKTRAAVGGRISVQFRPRGVG
- a CDS encoding DUF5709 domain-containing protein encodes the protein MSEQQVNDAMGDNVYQPDESSEIQEDAGPLEPEDTLDDRGIGDVLDEGYSPPERPRAVDQVGTTAAEQEAGETLDERLPRERPDIQVRRDDGLGDATDTDGELVDWEAGELRSGRLVAPDEGVRIRVDGMVGDDVGIDGGAASAEEAAVHVTQDADWPVQEDDDYEV